A single genomic interval of Calypte anna isolate BGI_N300 chromosome 3, bCalAnn1_v1.p, whole genome shotgun sequence harbors:
- the NSL1 gene encoding kinetochore-associated protein NSL1 homolog, which yields MPHPKLRGRGGEVADSASGPAFSLRPRREMAAGPALPVLPPAGEAGAGPPLSPAAPASKQDPRVRCCSRHSLGEVMALCAPFVRGLAEGQPGAADAAGDAFWNFETAVRENVTINGEPWEETWGDSESRSGSNMRILEDQCDDLIVETATKRKQWPKKILVHAIQAMKAEQEMLKLYKPVVTPEEIRSQPSQDAYIANLKQVTEMASKQISGAMKSLPVLIERAEGFSQALTWQPTLELCKLRQEVFAGCKAKEEENVQNFLSPGEVTPTDTDNSKKSCVLLKRKKPVDASERRRYPLRRRRIALST from the exons ATGCCGCACCCGAAgctgaggggaaggggtggagaGGTGGCGGATTCCGCTTCCGGGCCGGCATTTTCCCTGCGTCCAAGGCGGGAAATGGCGGCAGGTCCAGCGCTGCCCGTGTTGCCGCCGGCGGGAGAGGCGGGTGCGGGGCCTCCCCTCAGCCCGGCCGCCCCCGCTAGCAAGCAGGACCCGAGAGTGCGGTGCTGCTCCCGGCACAGTCTGGGCGAAGTGATGGCGCTCTGCGCCCCCTTCGTGCGGGGCCTAGCGGAGGGGCAGCCGGGTGCAGCCGACGCTGCCGGAGACGCGTTCTGG AACTTCGAAACGGCGGTGCGGGAGAACGTTACCATCAATGGGGAGCCCTGGGAGGAGACTTGGGGCGACTCGGAGTCGCGGAGCG GTTCCAACATGAGAATTCTTGAAGATCAATGTGATGACCTAATAGTAGAGACAGCAACAAAGCGTAAGCAGTGGCCTAAAAAGATACTGGTGCATGCTATCCAAGCCATGAAAGCAGAGCAAGAGATGTTG AAGCTGTATAAGCCTGTCGTAACACCCGAAGAAATAAGGTCACAGCCTTCTCAAG aTGCTTACATCGCAAATCTGAAGCAGGTGACAGAGATGGCATCCAAGCAGATcagtggagcaatgaag TCTCTCCCGGTGCTAATAGAAAGAGCAGAAGGTTTTTCCCAAGCACTGACCTGGCAGCCAACCTTGGAACTCTGCAAGCTGCGGCAAGAAGTCTTTGCTGGTTGCAAagcaaaggaggaagagaatGTGCAAAACTTCCTATCACCAGGAGAAGTCACACCAACAGACACTGATAACAGTAAAAAATCTTGTGttttgctaaaaagaaaaaaacctgtagaTGCATCAGAAAGAAGGCGCTACCCCCTTCGACGGAGGAGAATTGCACTCAGCACATGA